The genome window GATCATATTCAATGGTCGCGACCTTGGAAGGAACGCCGATCTTATCGCGCCTGAAATCAATCACACGGTACCTGCGTTTATGCCCCCCGCCCCTCCTCCTCATCGTGATCCGCCCGTAGACATTCCTCCCCGCGCTCTCAGTGAGAGGCCTCAGAAGGGGCTTATGAGGTTCTGAGCAGGTGATCTCTTCAAAATCAGAGACGGTCTGGAATCGTCTCCCCGGTGATGTCGGCTTGTAACGTATAATCCCCATCTTCTACTCCACTACTCCGCTTCGCAGAATCTTCTTCAGGCAGATCTATGCTCAACGTCTTAAAGGTGTCGTTGACTTATGACGCACTGTATAACAATCCGCCTCATGGTCAAGGCCGGCATACTACCCTTCCAGGTAGTCCACACGCTCTCCCGGCTTCAGGGTAACGATGGCCTTTTTCCAGTCCTTGCGCTTTCCGCGGCTGCTTTTGAACACCACGCGCTTTCCCTTTTGGTTCAGGATGTTGACCTTACTGACCTTGACCTTGAAGGCCCTTTCCACGGCTTTTTTGATCTCGATCCGGTTGGCAGCAGGAGAAACCTCAAAAAATATTTTATTCTCCTCTTCCTTGAGTTTCACATTTTTTTCCGTCACCAGGGGCCGGATCAGGGTCTGGTAATCATTCAGTTTCATGCCGACAATGCCTCCGAAATCTTTTCCACCGCGTCACGGGTCATCAGGACTTTTCCCATGTTCAAGAGATCATACACATTCACCCGCCCGGCCGTGAG of Nitrospirae bacterium CG2_30_53_67 contains these proteins:
- a CDS encoding 50S ribosomal protein L23, encoding MNDYQTLIRPLVTEKNVKLKEEENKIFFEVSPAANRIEIKKAVERAFKVKVSKVNILNQKGKRVVFKSSRGKRKDWKKAIVTLKPGERVDYLEG